Proteins from one Ananas comosus cultivar F153 linkage group 5, ASM154086v1, whole genome shotgun sequence genomic window:
- the LOC109710658 gene encoding mitochondrial import inner membrane translocase subunit TIM44-2-like isoform X1, with protein MATSTLFRALRCSSTQRGLRLATSVHLQLVPGYRNSSHRQLSVFNEFSKKLKGEAKSNQEFQQSVKDLNEKIGVVKEDLKVRTRKTAEKLYKSVDDVWTEAEETSKKVSANVKEKISAAKEEVKGTFGLGNEEALGSTEASSAKDATGARADQSQESVNNNNNNNTTGDDTLFGKFKSTFSSASPMVSTAFQKLKEAKVSTLAKKGYDIVKDELSSDKTNKRHMQYASASTASGETSTRTDIVVVPTKRSRLGEKWESFKKKMQDHPVFKRVTGYTQPVVNKGQELAEDVRERWETSDNPVVHKIQDLNETVFGETATALSFKEIRRRDPSFSLPDFVAEVQEMIRPVLTSYVKADIETLKKYCTREVIERCKGERTAYQAQGIFYDNKILHISEVDVRETKMMGSSPIIILSFQTQQIYCVRDREGNITDGGQDTIQNVYYLWAMQLIDPEELGEGAYYPVWRLREMQQQGIQALI; from the exons ATGGCGACCTCGACGCTGTTTAGGGCTTTGAGGTGCTCCTCGACGCAGCGCGGCCTCAGATTG GCTACAAGTGTTCATTTGCAGTTGGTCCCTGGGTATAGAAATTCGAGTCATCGACAATTAAGTGTTTTCAATGAGTTTTCAAAGAAATTGAAAGGAGAAGCTAAAAG TAACCAAGAATTCCAGCAATCCGTGAAGGACCTGAATGAAAAAATTGGTGTGGTGAAGGAAGATTTGAAAGTAAG AACAAGGAAGACTGCAGAGAAATTATATAAGAGTGTCGACGATGTTTGGACTGAAGCTGAAGAGACGTCAAAAAAG GTTTCTGCTAATGTTAAAGAAAAGATCTCAGCTGCTAAAGAAGAG GTGAAAGGGACCTTTGGACTTGGAAACGAAGAAGCTTTGGGTTCAACAGAAGCTTCGAGTGCTAAAGATGCGACTGGAGCAAGGGctgatcaatcccaagaatccgtcaacaataacaataacaataacacAACTGGGGATGATACGCTATTCGGCAAATTTAAGTCAACCTTTTCTTCTGCTTCTCCAATGGTATCTACTGCATTTCAAAAGTTGAAAGAAGCAAAAGTGTCAACCTTAGCAAAGAAAGGATATGATATAGTAAAAGATGAATTAAGTTCAGACAAAACCAACAAGAGACACATGCAGTATGCTTCTGCATCTACTGCATCAGGCGAAACAAGTACCAGAACTGATATAGTTGTTGTGCCTACAAAAAGGTCACGATTGGGTGAAAAATGGGAATCATTTAAAAAGAAG ATGCAAGATCATCCAGTCTTCAAGCGTGTGACTGGGTACACTCAACCTGTTGTAAATAAGGGACAGGAG TTAGCAGAGGACGTGCGAGAGCGGTGGGAAACAAGTGATAACCCTGTTGTCCACAAAATTCAGGA TTTGAATGAAACTGTTTTTGGAGAAACCGCAACTGCTCTATCTTTCAAGGAGATCCGCCGTCGGGACCC GTCTTTTTCTCTGCCAGATTTTGTTGCTGAAGTCCAGGAAATGATCAGGCCTGTTTTGACTTCGTATGTCAAG GCTGATATAGAGACATTGAAAAAGTATTGTACACGTGAAGTGATTGAAAGGTGTAAAGGGGAGCGGACTGCTTATCAAGCTCAAGGCATCTTTTATGATAATAAA ATTCTTCATATTTCAGAGGTTGACGTTAGAGAGACTAAAATGATGGGATCTTCACCTATAATTATCTTATCT TTTCAAACACAGCAGATCTACTGTGTACGCGATAGAGAAGGAAATATAACAGATGGAGGACAG GATACAATTCAAAACGTATACTATCTATGGGCGATGCAGCTAATAGACCCTGAGGAGCTCGGGGAAGGTGCATATTACCCTGTGTGGAGGCTCCGCGAGATGCAACAGCAAGGCATTCAAGCTCTTATATAG
- the LOC109710658 gene encoding mitochondrial import inner membrane translocase subunit TIM44-2-like isoform X2, giving the protein MATSTLFRALRCSSTQRGLRLLVPGYRNSSHRQLSVFNEFSKKLKGEAKSNQEFQQSVKDLNEKIGVVKEDLKVRTRKTAEKLYKSVDDVWTEAEETSKKVSANVKEKISAAKEEVKGTFGLGNEEALGSTEASSAKDATGARADQSQESVNNNNNNNTTGDDTLFGKFKSTFSSASPMVSTAFQKLKEAKVSTLAKKGYDIVKDELSSDKTNKRHMQYASASTASGETSTRTDIVVVPTKRSRLGEKWESFKKKMQDHPVFKRVTGYTQPVVNKGQELAEDVRERWETSDNPVVHKIQDLNETVFGETATALSFKEIRRRDPSFSLPDFVAEVQEMIRPVLTSYVKADIETLKKYCTREVIERCKGERTAYQAQGIFYDNKILHISEVDVRETKMMGSSPIIILSFQTQQIYCVRDREGNITDGGQDTIQNVYYLWAMQLIDPEELGEGAYYPVWRLREMQQQGIQALI; this is encoded by the exons ATGGCGACCTCGACGCTGTTTAGGGCTTTGAGGTGCTCCTCGACGCAGCGCGGCCTCAGATTG TTGGTCCCTGGGTATAGAAATTCGAGTCATCGACAATTAAGTGTTTTCAATGAGTTTTCAAAGAAATTGAAAGGAGAAGCTAAAAG TAACCAAGAATTCCAGCAATCCGTGAAGGACCTGAATGAAAAAATTGGTGTGGTGAAGGAAGATTTGAAAGTAAG AACAAGGAAGACTGCAGAGAAATTATATAAGAGTGTCGACGATGTTTGGACTGAAGCTGAAGAGACGTCAAAAAAG GTTTCTGCTAATGTTAAAGAAAAGATCTCAGCTGCTAAAGAAGAG GTGAAAGGGACCTTTGGACTTGGAAACGAAGAAGCTTTGGGTTCAACAGAAGCTTCGAGTGCTAAAGATGCGACTGGAGCAAGGGctgatcaatcccaagaatccgtcaacaataacaataacaataacacAACTGGGGATGATACGCTATTCGGCAAATTTAAGTCAACCTTTTCTTCTGCTTCTCCAATGGTATCTACTGCATTTCAAAAGTTGAAAGAAGCAAAAGTGTCAACCTTAGCAAAGAAAGGATATGATATAGTAAAAGATGAATTAAGTTCAGACAAAACCAACAAGAGACACATGCAGTATGCTTCTGCATCTACTGCATCAGGCGAAACAAGTACCAGAACTGATATAGTTGTTGTGCCTACAAAAAGGTCACGATTGGGTGAAAAATGGGAATCATTTAAAAAGAAG ATGCAAGATCATCCAGTCTTCAAGCGTGTGACTGGGTACACTCAACCTGTTGTAAATAAGGGACAGGAG TTAGCAGAGGACGTGCGAGAGCGGTGGGAAACAAGTGATAACCCTGTTGTCCACAAAATTCAGGA TTTGAATGAAACTGTTTTTGGAGAAACCGCAACTGCTCTATCTTTCAAGGAGATCCGCCGTCGGGACCC GTCTTTTTCTCTGCCAGATTTTGTTGCTGAAGTCCAGGAAATGATCAGGCCTGTTTTGACTTCGTATGTCAAG GCTGATATAGAGACATTGAAAAAGTATTGTACACGTGAAGTGATTGAAAGGTGTAAAGGGGAGCGGACTGCTTATCAAGCTCAAGGCATCTTTTATGATAATAAA ATTCTTCATATTTCAGAGGTTGACGTTAGAGAGACTAAAATGATGGGATCTTCACCTATAATTATCTTATCT TTTCAAACACAGCAGATCTACTGTGTACGCGATAGAGAAGGAAATATAACAGATGGAGGACAG GATACAATTCAAAACGTATACTATCTATGGGCGATGCAGCTAATAGACCCTGAGGAGCTCGGGGAAGGTGCATATTACCCTGTGTGGAGGCTCCGCGAGATGCAACAGCAAGGCATTCAAGCTCTTATATAG
- the LOC109710339 gene encoding flocculation protein FLO11-like produces the protein MQFSSKSEAARTVPRPSSPTSKSSKSSTPSSSSSSKSTTPKARLPNSQPPPPPPPAAAVAKTTLKQELNLPLKSSSTTPKKPTIPKIRPNSNSNMNPRSSYRVVAAAAPKTKGSDNAAPAPVLISTTNVAPTTKAHFAPSAVRGRRIDVRPDNSTNKSASTPSTAAQKECVGVEKVRSGRREREVERRRSKEQGVELKGRRV, from the coding sequence atgcagttTTCCAGCAAGTCAGAGGCAGCCAGAACAGTCCCAAGGCCAAGCTCTCCAACCTCCAAATCCTCCAAATCTTCcacaccttcttcttcttcttcttccaaatCCACAACACCAAAAGCCAGACTGCCCAACTCTCagccgccaccaccaccaccaccagcaGCTGCAGTGGCAAAGACAACCCTCAAACAAGAACTCAACCTACCTCTCAAGTCCAGCAGTACAACACCAAAAAAACCTACCATTCCAAAGATCAGGCCAAACTCCAACTCCAACATGAACCCTAGAAGCAGCTACAGAGTTGTTGCTGCTGCGGCGCCGAAGACCAAAGGTTCCGATAACGCGGCGCCGGCGCCAGTATTGATCTCGACAACGAATGTTGCTCCGACGACGAAAGCTCATTTCGCGCCGAGCGCGGTGAGGGGGAGGAGGATCGATGTTCGACCGGATAATAGCACGAATAAGAGCGCTAGTACTCCGTCGACGGCGGCGCAAAAGGAGTGTGTGGGAGTGGAGAAGGTGAGGAgtggaaggagagagagagaggtggagaggaggaggagcaaaGAGCAAGGAGTGGAGCTCAAGGGAAGGAGAGTTTAG